The Stieleria maiorica genome includes the window TCGTCGCGGTGTAGGCGTAGCGATTTCCGACGCTGTCGAACAACCCCGCCGTGTTCCAGGGTTCGATCAGCTCTCGCATCCGACGCACCACTTCATTGTCATCCGCGTCAGAATCAACCCACTCGGCACAGCGACCGACTGCCGCGACAAACCGTTCCTGATCGGCTTGCCACAACTTGGTTGGCACGTCACCGCGACCGATGCGTTCTTCGCAGGCAATGGCGGCGGCGAAGTAGACCATACAGGAAGCTGCGAACCGCCGAAACGAGGGCATCGCTCGGTAGCCCAACGCGACGATTTGGTCCAGATGGAATGCTTCGCCAAGAATCACCTCGCGATAGCGTTGGACACCATCGCCTCGATCGGGCGTAAGGATCAACCCCGCCAATCGCTCCACGCCGGCCAGTGCATGGGCGATCCCCGTGCTGTGAAGCGGGTCAATCGCAACGGCGGTCGTCGGCATCATCACACAGTTTTCCGCGACAACGGGATCGTACAAACGCTGCAAACGGCCGATGGTGTGAATCGTCGAATGCGGCGCCACGATCTCGCAGTTTCGCATGATCTGATGCAGCGTCGGGTAAGCGCTGAAACGATCGGCCAGAATCTGGACGGCCCGATCGACCGTGTCGTGACGGGTCGCGGCATCGGCGGGCAGAGGCGACGTGATCCCGACGCTGGTGATGCCGTTGTCCAATCGCAGCATCCAGGCCCAACCCTGGTCGATCAAATGGTGTTGCGCTGCGGCATCGGCATCGAAGGGATCGCAGCCGCGCCCGTCGCCATGAATTGAATTGAACACACTGGAGTAGGAATCGACGCCGCGAAAATGAGCGAATGCCGCACAGGTCTTGGTCTGCAGCCGATCGGTCAACGGAGCGACGCCCAGCAATCGCGCCGACACCGCGGCCGGACCGGAGGCGTCGACGACCATCGCAGCGGCAACCTGATCGCCGGACGCAAATCCGATGCGTGCGTCCCCCGCGGTGGACAACTCCAGCGACGTCACGGCGACGCCCTCCTGAGCGACCGCTCCGGCTTCGACCGCCTTGGCAAACAGGAAGGCATCGACGTCGCTGCGGTACCAATGCGTATCGCTTTTCCAATCGCTGGGGCTGGCCGCAACGATCATCGAACGCTCGCCCAAGCGAGATTCAACGATCCCCGTTCGGTGATCGAAGTAGCTGAATCCACGCTTCATCCCACATGCCAACTCGGGCAACGATTGCTGCCAGTTTCCATAGGCAGAAAGAGCTTCCAAATCCGGAAAACCGTATTGCCGGCCCAGACGCCGAAGCAACAAGTCCGCAATCGGCGTCGATGATTCTCCGATCGCGAATCGCGGATGCGTCGCGGCATCCAGCA containing:
- a CDS encoding NAD(P)/FAD-dependent oxidoreductase translates to MDGRFDVAIIGSGFSGSILARILASRGRRVALLDAATHPRFAIGESSTPIADLLLRRLGRQYGFPDLEALSAYGNWQQSLPELACGMKRGFSYFDHRTGIVESRLGERSMIVAASPSDWKSDTHWYRSDVDAFLFAKAVEAGAVAQEGVAVTSLELSTAGDARIGFASGDQVAAAMVVDASGPAAVSARLLGVAPLTDRLQTKTCAAFAHFRGVDSYSSVFNSIHGDGRGCDPFDADAAAQHHLIDQGWAWMLRLDNGITSVGITSPLPADAATRHDTVDRAVQILADRFSAYPTLHQIMRNCEIVAPHSTIHTIGRLQRLYDPVVAENCVMMPTTAVAIDPLHSTGIAHALAGVERLAGLILTPDRGDGVQRYREVILGEAFHLDQIVALGYRAMPSFRRFAASCMVYFAAAIACEERIGRGDVPTKLWQADQERFVAAVGRCAEWVDSDADDNEVVRRMRELIEPWNTAGLFDSVGNRYAYTATK